A window of Pantoea agglomerans contains these coding sequences:
- the tcyJ gene encoding cystine ABC transporter substrate-binding protein, whose product MIFSRVGRHLAMGVMAAALIAGVNLKTHAAENLLAKVKDKGELRVGLEGTYPPFSFQDENGKLTGFEVEFAQQLAQHLGVKAKLQPTKWDGMLASLDSKRIDVVINQVTISDERKKKYDFSTPYTISGVQALTMKAKAGTISKPDDLAGKKVGVGLGSNYEQWLRDNVKGVDIRTYDDDPTKYQDLRSGRLDAILVDRLAALDLVKKTGNTMAVAGAPFSRLESGVALRKGNDDLLNAVNQAIAAMQKDGSLTKLSEKWFGADVTK is encoded by the coding sequence ATGATTTTTTCTCGTGTTGGTCGCCATCTGGCGATGGGCGTGATGGCGGCGGCGCTGATTGCCGGCGTTAACCTGAAGACGCACGCAGCGGAAAACCTGCTGGCAAAGGTCAAAGATAAAGGCGAGCTGCGCGTGGGTCTCGAGGGGACCTATCCGCCGTTCAGCTTTCAGGATGAAAACGGCAAACTCACCGGATTTGAAGTGGAGTTCGCGCAGCAGCTGGCGCAGCATCTGGGCGTGAAGGCCAAACTGCAGCCGACCAAATGGGACGGCATGCTGGCGTCGCTGGACTCAAAGCGCATTGATGTGGTGATCAACCAGGTAACCATCTCCGACGAGCGCAAGAAGAAGTATGATTTCTCTACGCCGTATACCATCTCCGGCGTGCAGGCGCTGACGATGAAGGCGAAAGCGGGCACCATCAGCAAGCCGGACGATCTGGCGGGTAAAAAAGTCGGCGTTGGCCTGGGCTCTAACTATGAGCAGTGGCTGCGCGACAACGTTAAAGGCGTCGATATCCGTACCTATGACGACGACCCGACAAAATATCAGGATCTGCGCTCTGGCCGTCTGGATGCGATCCTCGTCGATCGTCTGGCCGCGCTGGATCTGGTGAAGAAAACCGGCAACACCATGGCGGTTGCAGGCGCGCCGTTCTCCCGTCTTGAGTCAGGCGTCGCGCTGCGTAAAGGCAACGACGATCTGCTCAACGCCGTTAACCAGGCGATCGCCGCCATGCAGAAAGATGGTTCGCTGACCAAACTCTCTGAAAAATGGTTCGGCGCGGATGTGACTAAGTAA
- a CDS encoding D-cysteine desulfhydrase, giving the protein MSLHLVHQYPRLELLGAPTPLEHLPRLSDYAGRDIFIKRDDVTPIALGGNKLRKLEFLAAEALREGADVLLTAGAIQSNHVRQTAAVAAKLGLKCVALLENPINTQAENYLSNGNRLLLDLFDCEIVLVESLHNPAAQLAEQAERLEAQGFRPFVVPVGGSNWLGALGYIECAQEIAHQSEGVVDYAAVVVASGSAGTHAGLAVGLEQLLPQTEVVGVTVSRKAEQQLPVVDSLRQQLVARLELTSTAPVTLWDDYFGPRYGEPNEEGMEAVKLLARLEGILLDPVYTGKAMAGLLDGISQNRFRRDGPLLFIHTGGAPALFAYHPSV; this is encoded by the coding sequence TTGTCTTTACATCTTGTTCATCAGTATCCGCGTCTTGAACTGCTCGGCGCGCCCACGCCGCTGGAGCACCTGCCGCGCCTCTCCGATTACGCCGGCCGCGATATCTTTATCAAACGTGACGATGTCACGCCCATCGCCCTGGGCGGCAACAAGCTGCGCAAGCTGGAGTTCCTGGCGGCGGAGGCGCTGCGCGAAGGCGCAGACGTCTTGCTCACGGCGGGCGCTATCCAGTCCAACCATGTGCGTCAGACCGCCGCCGTCGCCGCGAAACTCGGCCTGAAGTGCGTCGCGCTGCTGGAAAACCCAATTAACACCCAGGCGGAAAACTACCTCAGCAACGGCAACCGGCTGCTGCTGGATCTGTTTGACTGCGAAATCGTGCTGGTCGAGTCGCTGCACAATCCGGCGGCACAGCTGGCGGAGCAGGCAGAGCGGCTTGAGGCGCAGGGCTTCCGCCCCTTTGTGGTGCCGGTGGGCGGCTCTAACTGGCTCGGCGCGCTCGGCTATATCGAATGCGCGCAGGAGATTGCGCACCAGAGCGAAGGCGTGGTCGACTACGCCGCAGTGGTGGTCGCTTCCGGCAGCGCCGGTACCCATGCCGGACTGGCGGTCGGCCTTGAGCAGCTGCTGCCGCAAACAGAGGTCGTCGGCGTCACCGTCTCGCGCAAAGCGGAGCAGCAGCTGCCGGTGGTGGACAGCCTGCGCCAGCAGCTGGTGGCCAGACTAGAGCTGACCAGCACGGCGCCCGTTACCCTGTGGGACGACTACTTCGGCCCGCGCTACGGCGAGCCAAACGAAGAGGGAATGGAGGCGGTAAAACTGCTGGCGCGGCTGGAGGGCATCCTGCTCGATCCGGTCTACACCGGCAAAGCGATGGCCGGACTGCTGGACGGCATCAGCCAGAACCGTTTCCGCCGCGACGGGCCGCTGCTCTTCATACACACCGGCGGCGCACCGGCGTTATTTGCTTATCATCCTTCGGTCTGA